One window from the genome of Aliidongia dinghuensis encodes:
- a CDS encoding NAD(P)/FAD-dependent oxidoreductase: protein MRPVKAAGAFDALVIGGGLVGAAIAWGLARAGAETALIDEGDVAFRAARGNFGLVWVQSKGDNRPEYAHWTRRSAELWPDLAETLARETGIDVALAQPGGLHFCLSEAEMAERGQMITRMHNQSGGIGAKLLDRSELKDMVPGLGPDVRGASFSPVDGHASPLHLLRAFHAGLIGRGGRYLPGRTVDRIAPAPGSFAVYSGTERFVAPKLVVAAGLGSRHLAPMTGLDMPVDPLRGQIMVTERLKRFLDLPTVFVRQTAEGSVLVGDSHEDVGFDNGTTPAVMQDIARRSVATFPALADAQIVRVWGALRVMTPDGFPIYEQSARYPGAFAATCHSGVTLAGAHALALAPAIAAGALPSSLDSFMSGRFHVSAA from the coding sequence GTGAGGCCGGTCAAGGCCGCGGGCGCGTTCGACGCCCTGGTGATCGGCGGCGGCCTGGTCGGCGCCGCCATCGCCTGGGGCCTTGCGCGCGCAGGTGCGGAGACGGCGCTCATCGACGAGGGCGACGTGGCCTTCCGCGCGGCGCGTGGCAATTTCGGCCTGGTCTGGGTGCAGAGCAAGGGCGACAACCGGCCGGAGTATGCCCATTGGACGCGCCGCTCGGCCGAGCTCTGGCCCGACCTCGCTGAGACGCTAGCCCGGGAGACGGGCATCGATGTCGCGCTCGCCCAGCCGGGCGGCCTGCATTTCTGCCTGAGCGAGGCCGAGATGGCCGAGCGCGGCCAGATGATCACGCGCATGCATAACCAGAGCGGCGGCATCGGTGCCAAGCTCCTGGACCGTTCGGAGCTCAAGGACATGGTGCCGGGCCTGGGGCCCGACGTGCGCGGCGCCTCGTTCAGCCCGGTCGACGGGCATGCGAGCCCGCTCCATCTGCTGCGGGCCTTCCATGCCGGCCTCATCGGCCGCGGCGGGCGCTACCTGCCCGGCCGCACGGTCGATCGGATCGCGCCCGCGCCCGGCAGCTTCGCGGTCTATTCGGGCACCGAGCGTTTCGTGGCGCCGAAGCTCGTCGTCGCGGCCGGGCTCGGCAGCCGGCACCTCGCCCCCATGACCGGGCTCGACATGCCGGTCGATCCCTTGCGCGGCCAGATCATGGTGACCGAGCGCCTCAAGCGCTTCCTCGACCTGCCGACCGTGTTCGTCCGCCAGACCGCCGAGGGCAGCGTCCTGGTCGGCGACAGCCACGAGGACGTCGGCTTCGACAATGGGACGACGCCCGCCGTCATGCAGGACATCGCGCGGCGCAGCGTCGCGACATTTCCGGCCCTCGCCGACGCGCAGATCGTCCGCGTGTGGGGTGCGCTCCGCGTCATGACACCCGACGGCTTCCCGATCTACGAGCAATCGGCGCGCTATCCGGGCGCCTTCGCCGCGACCTGCCACAGCGGCGTCACGCTGGCCGGCGCCCATGCCTTGGCGCTGGCGCCGGCGATCGCGGCCGGCGCCTTGCCTTCCTCCCTCGACAGCTTCATGAGCGGACGCTTCCATGTTTCAGCGGCTTGA
- a CDS encoding ABC transporter permease, whose protein sequence is MTRIGWLAGAFHLAFIAFMLAPLVVVALVAFTPDGYLSLPVHGPSLRWFRALLVDPDFVRSFWISIRLGLLSATLAAVVMVPAALAIGRYRFFGREALTAFVMSPLMVPTVVLGVAFLRFLTLIGLQGTFVGLVACHAIVIGPYVARMLLAAVAGLDQNVERAAVSLGASRFTTFRRATAPMLLPGIVGGWLLAFIASFDELTVTIFIASPQTTTLPVRLFSHIAETTDPLVASVSAVIMAVTTLVLLTLDRLYGVDRLFAGGRR, encoded by the coding sequence ATGACGCGGATCGGCTGGCTCGCCGGCGCCTTCCACCTGGCATTCATCGCCTTCATGCTGGCGCCGCTCGTCGTCGTGGCGCTCGTCGCCTTCACGCCGGACGGCTACCTGTCGCTGCCGGTCCATGGACCGTCGCTGCGCTGGTTCCGGGCGCTTTTGGTCGATCCCGACTTCGTGCGCAGCTTCTGGATCAGCATCCGCCTGGGCCTCCTGTCCGCGACGCTCGCCGCCGTCGTCATGGTGCCGGCGGCGCTCGCGATCGGCCGCTACCGCTTCTTCGGGCGGGAAGCGCTCACCGCCTTCGTCATGTCGCCCTTGATGGTGCCGACCGTGGTCCTCGGCGTCGCCTTCCTGCGTTTCCTGACGCTGATCGGGCTGCAGGGTACCTTCGTGGGCCTCGTCGCCTGCCATGCCATCGTGATCGGCCCCTATGTCGCGCGCATGCTGCTCGCGGCCGTGGCCGGGCTCGACCAGAATGTCGAGCGCGCCGCCGTTTCGCTCGGCGCCTCGCGCTTCACCACCTTCCGGCGGGCGACCGCGCCGATGCTGCTGCCCGGCATCGTCGGCGGCTGGCTGCTCGCCTTCATCGCCTCCTTCGACGAGCTGACCGTGACCATCTTCATCGCCTCGCCCCAGACCACAACCCTGCCGGTGCGCCTGTTCTCGCACATCGCCGAGACGACCGATCCGCTGGTCGCCTCCGTCTCCGCCGTCATCATGGCGGTCACCACCCTGGTATTGCTGACGCTCGACCGGCTTTACGGCGTCGACCGGCTGTTCGCCGGAGGTCGTCGGTGA